The Carnobacterium divergens nucleotide sequence ATATTGACAATTCGCTCGCCAATCGTGATTTTTTCAGCCTCTCCAGGTGCCCCCATTAAAGCTTTCACACTTTCCACATCAATGCCCTTAACTGGATTAAAAACAGAAATACCAATGTATCCAACAATTGATGCTACTAACGCTGTTGAAAAAAAGACCAGTAGCGTACTTAGCATAATTTTTCCTAAACGCTTCATGCCATTCATATTTGCAATTGCCGATGAAATACTAAAAAATACGAGTGGTACGAGCATCACGAACATAATATTTAAAAACACATCTCCAAAGGGCTGTAGTACTGTTGCTTTTTCACCAAATACAACGCCTACGATTCCACCCAAAATCAACCCTGCTAATAAAAGCATCGATGACTTATATTGTTGCCAAAAGCTCTTCATTTTATCTTCTCCTTCATTGCTTTCCTAAAAACTCCTTCTTTAGTTTAAATTATTTTAAGAAAAAAACAATCTTTTTCTTAAAATAAGCCGTTTAAATCAATTCTGGTTTATTTTAGGCTGTAAAAAGAGTATAATACTTAATGTTGTTATTAATAAGGCGGGACACGTTAAAGGAGTGATTAGACTGAGAGCAAAAATCCGTTCTTTACGAGAAGAGTATCATGAATTTTTACGCTATTTCTTTTGGGGATTGATTGGCACTGGGCTAAACATTGGCCTTTATGAACTTTTTATTCGTATTTTACCTATCCATTATTTAGTAATTAATTTTATTGTTTGGTTTATTACCGTACTTTTTGGGTATTATACAAACCGTAAATTTGTTTTTAAACGCCTTGCAAAATCGCTTCCTGAAACCTTGATTGAAGCAGGTCATTTTGTTGGCTTTCGTGTTGTTTCAGGTATTGCAGATACCGGAACAATGTGGTTGCTCTTTTCATTATTAGGCTTCAATGAAGTAGTAGCAAAATTAATTGCAAACATCATCGCTTCTTTAATCAATTATTTTACTAGTAAATTAGTGGTCTTTAAGCGCCCTAATCGAAGTATGGAAGACATTAAAATCAGTTTAAATAAATAATAAAACACCACTAGTTTTGATCAACTAGTGGTGTTTTTACATTTAACTTGAAAATTCAGTGTGGAGTTTAAATTGTTCTTCCACTTTTTTTGAATGTGCTTCTTTTACAGCCTCATCCCATTGATAATATGAAGCCATTTCATCAATTACTTGTTGGCTAATTTTTTTAGCATGATGAATATTAAACAACATTTGGCTGCTTCTTCTTAAGAGATAATCCACTGGTGTTATCACCATTTCGTGCTCTAACCCATAATGGAGCATACTGTAATCTACTGGGTCTAACGAACTCTCTTGACTTGTTTTTAAATAACCATAAACCGTATCTACGTTGGAACCATAACGATGGACTAAATTCTCAGCATCCTCTTTAGACAATCCAAGCATCATGCCGACTTGCGTTTTTTCAACTACAAAGTTTTCAAAGTTATCCCCGCCGCCTACGTTACCACCAGATAAAAGCAATCGTTCTGTTTTCGTTGGTTGGTAAGTTATGCCTGTTTCAACTGCTAACTCTAAGACAACTTGATTGACTACTTTTTCAGACATTTTACGATACCCTGTTAATTTCCCACCTGCAATGGTGAACAAGCCACTATCTGAATGGAATATTTCATCTTTTCTAGAAATTTCTGAAGGGTCTTTTCCTTCTTCATGAATCAGTGGACGCACACCCGACCAACTTGACTCTACATCCTCTACTTCAATTTTAGGAATATCAAACATTTGGTTGGCTGCATTTAAAATATAATGAACGTCTTCTAACGTTACACCAGGCTCTTTTGGATTGCCTTTATAATTGGTGTCAGTTGTCCCAATATAGGTTTTCCCTTCACGAGGAATCGCAAACATCATTCGATTGTCATCAAATGGCGTATCAAAATAAATCGCATTGCTAATTGGAAATTTTGCTTGATCAATAACTAAATGAACCCCTTTTGTTAAGTGCATTGTTTTTCCTTTTTTTGAGTGATCCAATTCTCTTAATTTATCGACCCAAGGACCTGCTGCATTGACAATTTTTTTAGCATAAATAGTACCTGTTTCTCCACTTATTAAATCTCGGAAAGCCACACCTTTAACTTTACCATCTAAATCATAAACAAATTTTTCTACTTTAACGTAATTGGCAATCATCGCTCCTTCTTCAGCTGCTTTTTTCATTACCTCGACAGTTAAACGAGCATCATCCGTCCGATATTCCACGTAAACGCCGGCGCCTTTCAACCCTTCTTTTTTCAAATAAGGTTCTTTTTCTATCGCTCTAAGTGGTTTCAACATATAACGACGTTCAGATTTTTTTACCTTTGCTAAATGATCGTACATTTCAAGACCAATTGCCGTTGTAAAGGAGCCAAATGTTCCACCTTTATAGAAAGGCAATACCATCCATAATGGCGTTGTTACGTGAGGAGCATTTTCATAAACAATTGCTCGTTCTTGTCCAACTTCCTGCACAACTTTGATTTCAAACTGTTTTAGATAACGTAATCCACCATGAACTAATTTAGTGGAACGACTTGAAGTGCCAGAAGCAAAATCGCCCATTTCTAAGACGCCCACATTTAGCCCACGTGTTCGAGCATCTAATGTAATCCCAGATCCGGTAATCCCGCCACCTACTACAAGTAAATCTAATGGTTCTGACTGCATTTTTTTTAAATTATCGCTTCTTGTTTGGTATGAAAATTCCATCATTTAAACACTCCCTTTAATTTAGACGAACGGTTTATTCTTTTATTTTAAAACTTCTTGTTGCAGCAACGGCTTTTTCCCATCCTTGGTACAATTCTTTACGTTCTTTTTCTTTCATTTCAGGTTTATATGATTTATCAAGAAGCCAGTTTGCTTTAATATCATCAATGCTCTTCCAGAAACCGGTTGCTAAACCTGCTAGATAAGCAGCTCCAAGAGCGGTTGTTTCGTTTACTTCTGGACGTTTAATTTCAATATTTAAAATGTCACTTTGGAATTGCATTAGGAAATTATTTTTTGCAGCCCCGCCATCTACCCGCATTTCTGTAATTGGAATATTAGAATCTTTAATCATCGTTTCCATTACATCTTTTGATTGATACGCAATTGATTCTAACGTTGCACGAATAAAGGCTTCCTTAGTTGTTCCACGGGTTAAACCAAACACGGCACCACGAGCATCTGTATCCCAATGAGGTGCACCAAGACCCACAAATGCAGGAACCATATAAACGCCTCCAGTTGACCCAGCGCGCACGGCGTAGTCTTCCGTTTCACTAGCATCGGTAAACATTCTTAACCCGTCACGTAGCCATTGAACGGCAGACCCTGCAACGAAGACACTTCCTTCTAGAGCGTAATTGACTTTTCCATCAATTCCATAAGCAATCGTTGTAATTAAGCCATTATCTGAATTAATCGCTTCTTCACCTGTATTCATTAAAATAAAACAACCTGTTCCATACGTGTTTTTAATCATGCCTTTTTCAAAACAGTTTTGACCAAATAGCGCTGCTTGTTGATCTCCTGCAATTCCAGCAATCGGAACTTGTTGACCAAACATATGGTATTCAACCGTTTTCCCATACACTTCAGAAGAAGAGCGAACTTCTGGCAGCATGCTTTTTGGAATCTCTAACAATTCTAATAATTCATCGTCCCATTTTAAGTCATGAATATTGAACATCATCGTTCTTGACGCATTGGTATAATCTGTAACGTGAACCTGATTGCCTGTTAATTTCCAAATCAACCATGTATCAATTGTTCCAAATAATAGCTCGCCTTTTTCAGCACGACTTCTTGCGCCTTCAACATTGTCTAACAGCCATTTAACTTTTGTTCCTGAAAAATAGGCATCTACTCTTAATCCTGTTTTGCTTTTAACTAAATCTGTATGTCCAGCTTTGATCAACTCATTGGCAATATCACTTGTTTGTCTTGATTGCCAAACTAATGCATGATAAATCGGCATTCCTGTATTTTTATCCCAAACAACAGTCGTTTCACGTTGATTGGTAATTCCAATTGAATCAATTTGTGTTGGACGCGTATCGGACTCAATTAACACGCCAGCAATTACAGCTAAAGTCGTTACCCAAATTTCATTCGCATCATGTTCCACCCAACCTGGTTGTGGAAAATATTGTGTAAATTCACGTTGCGACGTATGCACGATTTCCCCTTTTTTATTAAATAAAATTGCTCGTGTACTCGTTGTTCCTTGATCAATTGCTAAGACATATTTTTTTTCCATCCGTCAACACTCCCTTAAAATTCATTAGTCTTTCTGTTTTGTAGCTACGACTAGGCCGAATAATACTACAATAAAAATAATTAATCCAATCATAGAAATTTCTAAATAGATAAAGTGATAGAAAATCGCTCCCAAAATCCCACCGACAATCGGTCCAACTACAGGTACCCAAGCATAACTCCAATCAGAATCGCCTTTACCTGAAATTGGCAATACTGCATGTGCAATCCGTGGCATCAAATCACGTGCTGGATTAATCGCATAACCCGTTGGTCCCCCAAGAGCTAAGCCAATACCTAGAATCAATAGTCCAACGATGATGGGGTTTAACCCAACTGTCATTTCATTTGCTCCAATTGCAAGTAAACCAAACGTTAAAACAAAAGTACCTAACGCTTCTGTCATCATATTAGCAAACGGACTGCGAATCGCTGGGCCAGTTGCAAATACGGCTAATTTATCCCCTTTACTTTCAGTTGCTTTCCAATGTTTCAAATAAACTAAATAAACAATAATGGCTCCTAAAAATGCTCCAATCAACTGACCGGCAATATAACCAGGTACTTCTGCCCATGGAAAAGCACCAATAACTGCAAAGGCTAAGGTCACTGCCGGATTTAAATGAGCCTGACTATTTCCAGCAACTACATAAACTCCAAGTGTTACCCCAATTGCCCAAGCAATCGTAATTCCAACCCAACCCATGTTAAATGATTTTGCTTTGACTAACACATTTCCTGCAACGACACCGCTTCCAAAAATAATCAATACCATTGTACCTATCAATTCTCCGTAAAAACCTTCCATTCTAAACACACTCCTTCTTTGTAATTCTTCTCTAAAGAAAACGATTACATTTATAAATTTATCGTATCATTAAATTCTTAAAATAGAAAATAGGATGCCTTATCCTTTGGTAAAAAGTTTGTGAAATATAATCTTTTTATCACCTATATTTTCCATTTTCCTATTTTTAAAACGCTACTTCTACTTCTTCCTTAAAAATTAAAAACCCACTTACAAAAGCATTCAACACCTCCAAACACCTTGTTTTATTGTTCTACCATTACTATACACTGAAACCGTTTTCTTTTAAACGGACAATTTCACAAATTTGTCCTAATACTCCTTAAAAATCAAAAAAAGGAGAACTTTTTTTATAAAAAGTCCTCCAAAAAAATTATTTATGCAATTCATTTTTTAATTTATCTGCAATAAACTCAACATCGGTTCCAACAATAACCTGAACAGCTGTTTCGTTGATTTTCACAACACCACGTGCTCCTGCNNNNNNNNNNNNNNNNNNNNNNNNNNNNNNNNNNNNNNNNNNNNNNNNNNNNNNNNNNNNNNNNNNNNNNNNNNNNNNNNNNNNNNNNNNNNNNNNNNNNTTAACTAATGTGACTTTATTATCATTCGTTGTAAGCTTAATATCAGCAAATGGTGGCAAATGAGCCATCTTAGTCATGCCATTGCTGACAATAATTACTGTGTTGTTTAATTCTTCTTTACTTAACTGATCTAGCTCTACTTGTTTAAATTCCAAAGACGGCACCCCTCGTGTTATAATGTGTGTGCGGAACGGGGGAAACCTCGTCTTTTTTTATTTAAAAGCCCATTTCAATAAGAAAAATATTACTTTTAAAACAGCTGCTAATGCAACCATTGTTGATAATGCGATTATTAATAAGATAGTTAAACCTTTAATTATTTCTACTACTTCTCTCATGTGTGCCTCCTAAAATGGCAGATCATCATCTTTAATATCAATTTCACTACCGTAATTTTGTTGCTTGTAATTATTCGGGTTAGCTTGGTAATTTTGCTGATGCTCTTTTTCATCATTATTTGTTGACTTACTGCCAATGAACGTTATTTGCTGAACATTGCAGTCATGAGTATAAACCTTCATGCCTTGAGCGTTCTCATAGCTTCCTGTCTGCCATGATCCACTTATTCCGATTTCCTTACCTTTTTCAACATTTGCTAAAAGTTCGGCTGTTTTTCTGAAAGCTTTTAATCTAATAAAGTCGGCTTCTACGCCGTCACCTGTTTTAAATACTCGTTTAACAGCTATTGTCACTGATGCCAGTGCTATTCCACTTGAGCTGTATTTTAAATCAGCAACATTTGTTAATCTGCCTATTAAATTTACTGAATTCATTTACATTCTCCTTTTCTTTTAAATACTCCTACCCCAAAACATTCATCTATTACTTGTTTCGCCGTTTTAAACCTCAATGGGTCCGCTTTTTTAAGGCATCCCAAGTGTACAAATTCATCATCTACGCCGCGCGTTTCGTCAAAGTAGTAGTTATCTTCCCAAACGTCTTCAAAACAATACGGGCATAATCCATAATAGATTCCAGATGCCATTTTTAATCAGAACCATTTTCTTGAGCTAATGCTTCATCAAAACTCATATCATTTAACATTAATTTTTCAATTCTTTCGATTACATCAGTTAAAGGGATGTGCTGTTCATCTGCAAAATCAATCATTTTGTCCATTTCTTCCTTCGTATACGCCGCTTTACTTCTGTATGCTGATACTCTCATTTTATCCCCTCCAACAGTTCAGGATTATCAAACTTGTTGCCAATGATTTCATGCCCCTGCGCTACTGTATAATGTTCTCCAGTATTCCTATGCCCTAATCTATAATCACTATTTTTAAGGACAACTGCATATCCAGATTCTTGGATAAGAAACGCTACATAACCGATATATCCTTTTTCATTTTTAAGAATATCACCCTCGTAAATCTCCACGCCGTTTTTATCTTTCAAACCCGTGTATTGGCTTATTGTTTCCGGAATAACAGATACCCACCACCCAAGGTTTAAATACTCGTCATTAATTTCTACAACATCCCCTACAATCACAGGATTTGATCCGTTTTGTATTAAATTTCCAGTGACCCATCCGTTTTCAATTTTGACTCCCATTAATTCTAGCTCTTCATTATCTTCAAGCACTTTCCCTCTAAACTTAATTTCGCTCATGACCTAACCCCCATTCCGCAAATACTTGCAGGACTTCGAATTGTTGTTTTACTGTTAGCTTAAAATAAGCATATTTAACTCTTTTCTCTAATAAATCTTCGCCAATTAAATGCATCATATACCAGATAGAAGAAATTGGTTTGTCTCCATCATCACTATTCGCGTATGCTTTCAGCCAATCAAGTACAATCTGCTGATTCTCGTTAAGCGTATGCTCCTCCTTGACTTGCTCCAAATACACGTCGATAGACTCTAAAATAAAGTCGTATTCTCTAGCGACACTGCCAACAATTGCTGGTGTTCCTCCAAGTTCAACACCAAAACTAAGATTTTTTTGTTCTTCAATATATTCTCTAAAATCAATTAAGTTACTCATTCTAAACCCTCCATTTTTAATAGTTTAAGATTTCTTATTTTGTGACCATCATTTTTGAGGGTCACAAAAAATCAGTTAAACTGACCGACATTGTTTTCGGTCAGTCTGACACGATCCCTTTTGAGGCGACCGACAACAATGTCGGTCGCTATTCGATTTTGTGTATTGCTTTCATTCCCTCACACCTTCCTCATATTTTTAAAACTGACCACACATTTATAATTGTGTTCCTTTAGATTCCAATCATCTTCTGGTTCTGATATCGTGATATAAATAACTGCTGAAGCATCATTAACTTTGTTAACATTACCGATAAAATCACGTTTCCATCCTGCAACATCAGAACAAAGCACTGTGTCGCCTTTTTTAAAAATAGATTTCTTAGGGTTCTTAGGATTTTTAGTAGGAAGGTCTAATAAAAGACCTCCTTCCGCTATTTGATTGCTTCCTTTTTCAGATAATTTCATTGCTAATCCTCCTTGCTATCGTCTGACCATGCTGCCCAAAAATCGAAATTGTAACCTTCGTCTCTCGGATTATCATCCATACGAGTAGGGTCTCTGATTAGACATGTTTGCTTAATCACCTTTGGTTCATCCTCTAACTCTTCGATTATGTCCTCTGGTATTTCTATTGACTCAAGCTGTACATGCTCATCCTCGTCTGCTTCGTTATCCATTAGCCAATCTTTTTCCTCTTCATAGTCTTTCTCTGCTTCGAATAGGGTAGTTCTCCATCTCCCTGTATTTTTTGAACTTTCATATCTGTATAATTTCATTCTGATTCCTCCAGTAATTCGATTAAATCAATCTGGCCAGCTGGTTTAAAGTTCATCCATAAAACTTCCTCACGCTTAGAGCCTGCTTCGCCGTTGGTTGAAAAATATTCTTTATGCCATCCTTTTAACCATGAGTTGTACATATCATTTTCATATCCAGATAAAATCACATACCCTTTAAAATCTACAAGGCAGTCAAGCAGTGCTTCATGATCTGCATCCGTGTATTCATGTTTATAATGTCTTTTTGACCTTGTTTCTAATAAATACGGTGGATCAACATAAGTCAGAACGCCTTTACGGTTGTATCTATCTAGCAATTTAATAGCATCTTGATGTTCGATTTGAGCATCTTTCAAACGATTTGCAACATCCGCTACTCTAGTTCCAACCTCTCGCCATTCTTTTGTAGTATTAGGACCATTTGAATCAATTAACGAGCGCCAACCTGTAATGTCGCTCGTTTTCGCTCCGATTGCTTGCCAACATCGAATCATCAGCCTTCTTGCATCTTCCAAAGAATCAGAAGAAGTTTCATAGCTTGCCTTATATTCTTCCCTACTCAATGGAGTCAATTGTAATTTTTCAATTAACTCGTTCGGTTGCTCACGACATACTTTAAAAAAATTAACTATTCTGCTATCCATATCGTTGATTGTTTCAACTTTTACTTTTAATCTTTCTGCTAGCTCCTTTGCGGTTCCGATACCTAACAGCTCGTCGCCTTTATATACTGCATATTCCATTACTCCACCTTATTTCTTTAATTTTCAAGCCAATTATGCAATGGAACTTTCATTGTGCTTCCAGTGCTTTTCATTGATGCTTTACTAGTCATTTCTTGTTCGATTTTCCTATTTTTTTCTTGATCGAATTTATCGATTAAAGCTTGGGCATCTTCAACAGTTTTAACCCCTTGCATTTCCCAGCGTTTCATTGTGTTTTCAGCGTATTTGAAGTTGTCAGCTGAATACTCGGCGGCATTCTTTATCGCTAGACAAACGATTTCCTCTTGACCACCAAAATCATTTATCCACTCGGCGATGGATTGGGCGATGACTTGGTTCATTGGTTTTTTAGGAAAGGCTAACTCGTACATTTCACCTGCGCTAGTTGAATTTATATTTGATAAATTAGCTGTAGAAGAAGTAAAGACATTATTAACATTCTTCTTTTGTGTTAAGTTGTTGTTAACTTGCTGGTAACTTGATGTTAAAGTGCTGTTAACTTGTTGTGAGAACTCCTGTGAACTTTCTTCATCTTCCGACTTAGAAAACCAATCGTCCGTAAGGGTTACGACGGTAAATTTGCTGTTAACTTTCCTGTTAAGAATTCCCATTTTTTCAAATTTCTTTAAATAATTTTCCCACGTAGACTCAGATTTTTTTTCTTTAGCTGAAATCCCTTGATTAAGTTCTGCAGTTGCTTCTTTTCTTCCCCAAACTAGTTGATTAATATCTAACTGAACCTCTTGATTGCCAATAAAAATCTTACCCGGCTTAAATCTAGCTTTAAACATAAGATAGGACCAAAGCTTATAATAGTAAGGATTCTGGAAGACGATACTATCTTGCATTTTTCTATGAACTTGTATAAAACCTTCCACGTTTCAACCCTCCTATGCAATATAAACTGGCGTACCTGTGATAGCCTGTATTTCTTTTTTAAAACGTTCAGCATCTGAATTGCTGTCTGATAGATGAATCAACCAAACCTCTTGTAATTGACTAAAATCATTCGCTTTAATGAACGCTTTAACGTTTTCTAAAGAGAAGTGACTCTTTAATATCCTGTTTTTTAGAAAGGCACCAATACGCCCATTTTTCACATTCTCATTTAAAATATCTAAAGCATAATTACACTCGATCATTAAATGAGTGATCCCTTTAAATTTGTAACGTATATAATAAGTGTCTGTTGCAAACAATAATTTTTCGTTTGTTTTATTTGATTGAATTAGATAGCCTAAAGGCTCGCTCGCATCGTGTTCTGTTGGAAAAGGAATAATACTCCAATTTCCTATTTGCTTCTGTTTAAGTGGCTCTAAACAATGAACCCGATAACTTGGAAGCTTTAAAGTTTCTTGTGTTCCTTTACTAGTGAAAATATCAATACTAGTTGTTTTTAATAGCTCGTTAGCATATTTAGAGTGATCTCCATGTTCATGAGTGATTAAGCAGCCGTCTACCGACTGCCAATCACATTNNNNNNNNNNNNNNNNNNNNNNNNNNNNNNNNNNNNNNNNNNNNNNNNNNNNNNNNNNNNNNNNNNNNNNNNNNNNNNNNNNNNNNNNNNNNNNNNNNNNACATCTGCTGCACCAAGTCGATTTAACAACCCAGCAGCAGGTAATACTGCGATTGGAAGCATTAACGCTTTCCCAATTTTTTGCATTTGATTTAACATAATTGTTTTCCTCCCCTAATTCCTATAAATGTGGAATAATGACATTGGCGATAAACGAGCCAATAAATAACGCAACAATACTTGTAATAATAGGAACAAAACGACGTCCGCCAAAGAATGCTAACCATTCTGGCAATTTAATATTGTAAAATTTATTGTACAAAGAACCTGCTACAATTCCCATCATTAACCCACAAAGAATAAAGAAGAATTGATCTGAACCCATTGAACCAAATAATTTAATTGGAGTTGTTACTAAAAAAGGAATTTTGGGATCAATTAAAACAGAAAAGGATGCTCCAAAAACCAAGTAACCGACAGCTCCAGCTAAAGCAGAAGCGCCACTGTGATCGAAACCAATCCCAGTTGCAATAGAAATCGCAACGATTAAAGGAAAAATCAACTTAAAGGCTCCATAAATTCCAGTAAAAGCTCCGATGCCAGTTAAACTCAATCCCCAAAACAAAACAAATACTATAAGAGCCATTGCAATATAAGAAAATCCGATGCCGTATCGTTTTCCTAAGTTTTCTTTCTTCATCCTAATTCCTCCAGAATATTTATTTTTAACTACAGCGTTTCACTTTCTTGCCGTTCCCCCTTTTTAATTCAATTGAACAAAAAAATTAGGCAAGGAAAAAGGAATGAACTTGAGTGCTCATCTCTTTTTCCTTGCCTAATTAAATAGTCACA carries:
- a CDS encoding DNA adenine methylase; translated protein: MEYAVYKGDELLGIGTAKELAERLKVKVETINDMDSRIVNFFKVCREQPNELIEKLQLTPLSREEYKASYETSSDSLEDARRLMIRCWQAIGAKTSDITGWRSLIDSNGPNTTKEWREVGTRVADVANRLKDAQIEHQDAIKLLDRYNRKGVLTYVDPPYLLETRSKRHYKHEYTDADHEALLDCLVDFKGYVILSGYENDMYNSWLKGWHKEYFSTNGEAGSKREEVLWMNFKPAGQIDLIELLEESE
- a CDS encoding single-stranded DNA-binding protein; protein product: MNSVNLIGRLTNVADLKYSSSGIALASVTIAVKRVFKTGDGVEADFIRLKAFRKTAELLANVEKGKEIGISGSWQTGSYENAQGMKVYTHDCNVQQITFIGSKSTNNDEKEHQQNYQANPNNYKQQNYGSEIDIKDDDLPF
- a CDS encoding DnaD domain-containing protein yields the protein MEGFIQVHRKMQDSIVFQNPYYYKLWSYLMFKARFKPGKIFIGNQEVQLDINQLVWGRKEATAELNQGISAKEKKSESTWENYLKKFEKMGILNRKVNSKFTVVTLTDDWFSKSEDEESSQEFSQQVNSTLTSSYQQVNNNLTQKKNVNNVFTSSTANLSNINSTSAGEMYELAFPKKPMNQVIAQSIAEWINDFGGQEEIVCLAIKNAAEYSADNFKYAENTMKRWEMQGVKTVEDAQALIDKFDQEKNRKIEQEMTSKASMKSTGSTMKVPLHNWLEN
- a CDS encoding YopX family protein; this encodes MSEIKFRGKVLEDNEELELMGVKIENGWVTGNLIQNGSNPVIVGDVVEINDEYLNLGWWVSVIPETISQYTGLKDKNGVEIYEGDILKNEKGYIGYVAFLIQESGYAVVLKNSDYRLGHRNTGEHYTVAQGHEIIGNKFDNPELLEGIK
- a CDS encoding MIP/aquaporin family protein, with the translated sequence MEGFYGELIGTMVLIIFGSGVVAGNVLVKAKSFNMGWVGITIAWAIGVTLGVYVVAGNSQAHLNPAVTLAFAVIGAFPWAEVPGYIAGQLIGAFLGAIIVYLVYLKHWKATESKGDKLAVFATGPAIRSPFANMMTEALGTFVLTFGLLAIGANEMTVGLNPIIVGLLILGIGLALGGPTGYAINPARDLMPRIAHAVLPISGKGDSDWSYAWVPVVGPIVGGILGAIFYHFIYLEISMIGLIIFIVVLFGLVVATKQKD
- a CDS encoding DUF2187 domain-containing protein, whose product is MKLSEKGSNQIAEGGLLLDLPTKNPKNPKKSIFKKGDTVLCSDVAGWKRDFIGNVNKVNDASAVIYITISEPEDDWNLKEHNYKCVVSFKNMRKV
- the glpK gene encoding glycerol kinase GlpK, coding for MEKKYVLAIDQGTTSTRAILFNKKGEIVHTSQREFTQYFPQPGWVEHDANEIWVTTLAVIAGVLIESDTRPTQIDSIGITNQRETTVVWDKNTGMPIYHALVWQSRQTSDIANELIKAGHTDLVKSKTGLRVDAYFSGTKVKWLLDNVEGARSRAEKGELLFGTIDTWLIWKLTGNQVHVTDYTNASRTMMFNIHDLKWDDELLELLEIPKSMLPEVRSSSEVYGKTVEYHMFGQQVPIAGIAGDQQAALFGQNCFEKGMIKNTYGTGCFILMNTGEEAINSDNGLITTIAYGIDGKVNYALEGSVFVAGSAVQWLRDGLRMFTDASETEDYAVRAGSTGGVYMVPAFVGLGAPHWDTDARGAVFGLTRGTTKEAFIRATLESIAYQSKDVMETMIKDSNIPITEMRVDGGAAKNNFLMQFQSDILNIEIKRPEVNETTALGAAYLAGLATGFWKSIDDIKANWLLDKSYKPEMKEKERKELYQGWEKAVAATRSFKIKE
- a CDS encoding MBL fold metallo-hydrolase, whose amino-acid sequence is CDWQSVDGCLITHEHGDHSKYANELLKTTSIDIFTSKGTQETLKLPSYRVHCLEPLKQKQIGNWSIIPFPTEHDASEPLGYLIQSNKTNEKLLFATDTYYIRYKFKGITHLMIECNYALDILNENVKNGRIGAFLKNRILKSHFSLENVKAFIKANDFSQLQEVWLIHLSDSNSDAERFKKEIQAITGTPVYIA
- a CDS encoding PTS transporter subunit EIIC; the protein is MKKENLGKRYGIGFSYIAMALIVFVLFWGLSLTGIGAFTGIYGAFKLIFPLIVAISIATGIGFDHSGASALAGAVGYLVFGASFSVLIDPKIPFLVTTPIKLFGSMGSDQFFFILCGLMMGIVAGSLYNKFYNIKLPEWLAFFGGRRFVPIITSIVALFIGSFIANVIIPHL
- a CDS encoding DNA-directed RNA polymerase subunit delta, which gives rise to MKLYRYESSKNTGRWRTTLFEAEKDYEEEKDWLMDNEADEDEHVQLESIEIPEDIIEELEDEPKVIKQTCLIRDPTRMDDNPRDEGYNFDFWAAWSDDSKED
- a CDS encoding GtrA family protein translates to MIRLRAKIRSLREEYHEFLRYFFWGLIGTGLNIGLYELFIRILPIHYLVINFIVWFITVLFGYYTNRKFVFKRLAKSLPETLIEAGHFVGFRVVSGIADTGTMWLLFSLLGFNEVVAKLIANIIASLINYFTSKLVVFKRPNRSMEDIKISLNK
- a CDS encoding XtrA/YqaO family protein; translated protein: MPSLEFKQVELDQLSKEELNNTVIIVSNGMTKMAHLPPFADIKLTTNDNKVTLV
- a CDS encoding glycerol-3-phosphate dehydrogenase/oxidase encodes the protein MMEFSYQTRSDNLKKMQSEPLDLLVVGGGITGSGITLDARTRGLNVGVLEMGDFASGTSSRSTKLVHGGLRYLKQFEIKVVQEVGQERAIVYENAPHVTTPLWMVLPFYKGGTFGSFTTAIGLEMYDHLAKVKKSERRYMLKPLRAIEKEPYLKKEGLKGAGVYVEYRTDDARLTVEVMKKAAEEGAMIANYVKVEKFVYDLDGKVKGVAFRDLISGETGTIYAKKIVNAAGPWVDKLRELDHSKKGKTMHLTKGVHLVIDQAKFPISNAIYFDTPFDDNRMMFAIPREGKTYIGTTDTNYKGNPKEPGVTLEDVHYILNAANQMFDIPKIEVEDVESSWSGVRPLIHEEGKDPSEISRKDEIFHSDSGLFTIAGGKLTGYRKMSEKVVNQVVLELAVETGITYQPTKTERLLLSGGNVGGGDNFENFVVEKTQVGMMLGLSKEDAENLVHRYGSNVDTVYGYLKTSQESSLDPVDYSMLHYGLEHEMVITPVDYLLRRSSQMLFNIHHAKKISQQVIDEMASYYQWDEAVKEAHSKKVEEQFKLHTEFSS